One Roseomonas sp. OT10 DNA window includes the following coding sequences:
- a CDS encoding sulfate/molybdate ABC transporter ATP-binding protein, whose amino-acid sequence MGGRSAAEAQGGVEVTGVSRRFGEALALDRVDLSVRPGEFAALLGPSGSGKTTLLRILAGLDFPDSGAVRIGGTDVATLPARERGIGFVPQNYALFRHMTVFENVAFGLRVRPRATRPAAAAIAARVRRLLELVAIPQLERRYPDQISGGQRQRVALARALAIEPALLLLDEPFSALDAQVRKDLRQWLRGLHDRLGITSVLVTHDQDEAMEIADRVAVLRDGRVAQVDTPAMLLRRPADAFVAGFLGEANRLDCTLRGGQAHFGALPLAPLATTLPDGPGIAFVRPGDLLAAPAAAGGWRVRAARPDARGIRLQVEAGAQGPVLDALPEPAWRDPASGDACSLRLLAASVFPVADRMTPR is encoded by the coding sequence ATGGGCGGCCGGTCCGCGGCGGAGGCGCAGGGCGGGGTGGAGGTGACGGGCGTCAGCCGCCGCTTCGGCGAGGCGTTGGCGCTCGACAGGGTGGACCTGTCCGTCCGCCCCGGCGAGTTCGCCGCGCTGCTGGGCCCCTCCGGCTCGGGCAAGACCACGCTGCTGCGCATCCTGGCGGGGCTGGACTTCCCGGATTCCGGGGCGGTGCGGATCGGCGGGACGGACGTCGCCACCCTGCCGGCGCGCGAGCGCGGCATTGGTTTCGTGCCGCAGAACTACGCGCTGTTCCGGCACATGACGGTCTTCGAGAACGTGGCCTTCGGGCTGCGCGTGCGGCCGCGCGCCACCCGTCCCGCTGCCGCGGCGATCGCCGCGCGCGTCCGCCGCCTGCTGGAGTTGGTGGCGATCCCGCAGCTGGAGCGCCGCTACCCCGACCAGATCTCCGGCGGGCAGCGGCAGCGGGTGGCGCTGGCCCGGGCGCTGGCCATCGAGCCCGCCCTGCTGCTGCTCGACGAGCCCTTCAGCGCCCTGGACGCGCAGGTGCGCAAGGACCTGCGCCAGTGGCTGCGCGGGCTGCACGACCGGCTGGGCATCACCAGCGTCCTGGTCACCCACGACCAGGACGAGGCGATGGAGATCGCCGATCGGGTCGCCGTGCTGCGCGACGGGCGGGTGGCCCAGGTCGACACCCCCGCCATGCTGCTGCGCCGCCCGGCCGATGCCTTCGTCGCGGGTTTCCTGGGCGAGGCCAACCGGCTGGACTGCACCCTGCGCGGTGGCCAGGCGCATTTCGGCGCCCTGCCGCTGGCGCCCCTGGCCACGACGCTGCCGGATGGGCCCGGCATCGCCTTCGTGCGGCCGGGCGATCTGCTGGCCGCTCCCGCGGCGGCCGGGGGCTGGAGGGTGCGCGCGGCGCGGCCCGATGCGCGCGGCATCCGGCTGCAGGTGGAGGCCGGGGCGCAGGGCCCGGTCCTGGATGCCCTGCCGGAACCGGCCTGGCGCGACCCGGCATCGGGCGACGCCTGCAGCCTCAGACTGCTTGCGGCCTCCGTGTTCCCGGTGGCAGATCGTATGACGCCAAGGTGA
- a CDS encoding bifunctional diguanylate cyclase/phosphodiesterase: MRQPIRWLVGSGIALALLVALGTAWVILDLRTRTVATAGQDLDRLSVALAEQTDQVFQSLDLVQAGLVELLRKTGLAAPGALREARNSPELRRTLQERISGLPQVGALAIFDQEGRPVASSNRHPVPDVTFADREYFAAMRQKGGPETHVSDPVLSRSSGFWTIYLARRIADPDGDFAGFVMGAIQLRHFESFYGRVATSPGEAIVLLRRDGTLLARHPPLSSSNSRDVSHLPGLSRIPPSDEARITWLQSPIDQQNRLVAMRGLRLQPLLLAASRNEDELLRGWRQQRLILGGGALLGELGLAGIVLLGVRQLRSGRRLAQAMAAEAATERALQLQDMRFGHTLATMRQGLCMVDAAGRVQVLNRHLATMLRLPSEEAVIGRPLRALGVQAVAGGAIAAADRRRLTRWLGLAMTRREPASDTWEVDDGRILSLALWPMADGGWMANLDDVTERQQAEERIAHLAYHDQLTGLPNRIMFGERLREAVARAARGEGCALLCLDLDHFKEVNDTLGHPLGDALLRAVTERLRRCVRETDTVARLGGDEFAVLQAAVSRIDEVAALAERLLAELSLPFEFDGRPVAMSVSLGVATLAPGQDGDEDTLLRKADLALFRAKSEGRSRIRFFEPQMEAAIQTRRQLEADLRRALSQQEFELFYQPVLRLRSGEITGFEALLRWRHPQRGLVSPAEFIPFAEESGLVVALGAWALERACIEAAAWPREVKVAVNLSPAQFSRGNAVVGHVRSALERSGLHPGRLELEVTETVVLEETEETLNALHQIRALGVGIALDDFGTGYSSLSYLRKFPFDKVKIDQSFVRDMEQRSDCAAIVRAVIALSASLGMVTLAEGVETEEQRLMLLAERCDEGQGYLFSPPLPAARAHALLAGLSQLAGAG; the protein is encoded by the coding sequence TTGCGCCAGCCCATCCGGTGGCTGGTCGGCAGCGGGATCGCCTTGGCCTTGCTGGTGGCGCTCGGCACCGCCTGGGTGATCCTGGACCTGCGCACGCGCACGGTCGCGACCGCCGGGCAGGACCTCGACCGCCTGTCCGTCGCCCTGGCCGAGCAGACGGACCAGGTCTTCCAGTCGCTCGATCTGGTCCAGGCCGGCTTGGTCGAACTGCTGCGCAAGACGGGGCTGGCGGCGCCCGGTGCCCTGCGGGAGGCCCGCAATTCCCCGGAGCTGCGCCGGACCCTGCAGGAGCGGATCTCCGGCCTGCCGCAGGTGGGCGCGCTGGCCATCTTCGACCAGGAGGGCCGGCCGGTGGCCTCGTCCAACCGCCACCCGGTGCCCGACGTCACCTTCGCCGACCGGGAGTACTTCGCGGCGATGCGCCAGAAGGGCGGGCCGGAGACGCATGTAAGCGATCCGGTTTTGAGCCGAAGCTCGGGATTCTGGACGATCTACCTCGCCCGCCGGATCGCGGACCCGGACGGGGACTTCGCTGGCTTCGTCATGGGCGCGATCCAGCTCCGCCACTTCGAGAGCTTCTACGGCAGGGTGGCCACCAGCCCCGGCGAGGCCATCGTCCTGCTCCGGCGCGACGGTACCCTCCTGGCCCGCCATCCCCCCCTCAGTTCCTCCAACAGCCGCGACGTCAGCCACCTGCCCGGGCTGTCGCGTATCCCCCCCTCCGACGAGGCGCGGATCACCTGGCTGCAGAGTCCCATCGACCAGCAGAACCGCCTCGTGGCCATGCGCGGCCTGAGGCTCCAGCCGCTGCTCCTCGCGGCCAGCCGCAACGAGGACGAGCTGCTGCGGGGCTGGCGGCAGCAGCGGCTGATCCTGGGCGGCGGGGCCCTGCTGGGCGAGCTGGGGCTGGCGGGCATCGTCCTGCTGGGGGTGCGGCAGCTCCGCAGCGGGCGGCGGCTGGCCCAGGCCATGGCGGCCGAGGCGGCGACGGAGCGCGCGCTGCAGCTGCAGGACATGCGCTTCGGGCACACGCTCGCCACCATGCGGCAGGGCCTGTGCATGGTGGATGCCGCCGGCCGGGTGCAGGTGCTGAACCGGCACCTTGCCACGATGCTGCGCCTGCCATCCGAGGAGGCGGTGATCGGGCGGCCGCTGCGGGCGCTGGGGGTGCAGGCGGTGGCCGGCGGCGCCATCGCCGCCGCGGACCGGCGCCGCCTCACGCGCTGGCTCGGCCTGGCCATGACGCGCCGCGAGCCGGCCTCCGACACATGGGAGGTGGACGACGGCCGGATCCTGTCCCTCGCGCTCTGGCCCATGGCCGATGGCGGCTGGATGGCGAACCTGGACGACGTGACGGAGCGGCAGCAGGCGGAGGAGCGGATCGCGCACCTGGCCTACCACGACCAGCTGACCGGCCTGCCCAACCGCATCATGTTCGGCGAGCGCCTGCGCGAGGCGGTGGCGCGCGCGGCCCGGGGGGAGGGCTGCGCGCTGCTCTGCCTCGACCTCGACCACTTCAAGGAGGTCAACGACACGCTGGGCCATCCGCTCGGCGACGCGCTGCTGCGCGCGGTGACGGAGCGGCTGCGGCGGTGCGTGCGGGAGACGGATACGGTCGCCCGGCTCGGCGGCGACGAGTTCGCGGTGCTGCAGGCCGCGGTCAGCCGGATCGACGAGGTGGCGGCCCTGGCCGAGCGGCTGCTGGCGGAGCTGAGCCTGCCCTTCGAGTTCGACGGACGGCCGGTCGCGATGAGCGTCAGCCTGGGCGTGGCGACGCTGGCGCCGGGCCAGGACGGGGACGAGGACACGCTGCTGCGCAAGGCGGACCTGGCGCTGTTCCGGGCCAAGAGCGAAGGCCGCAGCCGCATCCGCTTCTTCGAGCCGCAGATGGAGGCGGCGATCCAGACCCGCCGGCAGCTGGAGGCCGATCTCCGCCGCGCCCTGAGCCAGCAGGAGTTCGAGCTGTTCTACCAGCCGGTGCTGCGGCTGCGCAGCGGCGAGATCACCGGCTTCGAGGCGCTGCTGCGCTGGCGCCACCCGCAGCGGGGGCTGGTCTCGCCCGCCGAGTTCATCCCCTTCGCCGAGGAGAGCGGGCTGGTCGTCGCCCTGGGCGCCTGGGCCTTGGAACGGGCCTGCATCGAGGCGGCCGCCTGGCCGCGCGAGGTGAAGGTGGCGGTGAACCTTTCCCCGGCCCAGTTCAGCCGGGGCAACGCCGTGGTCGGGCACGTCCGCTCGGCCCTGGAACGCTCCGGCCTGCATCCCGGCCGGCTGGAGCTGGAGGTGACCGAGACCGTGGTGCTGGAGGAGACGGAGGAGACGCTGAACGCCCTGCACCAGATCCGCGCCCTGGGGGTGGGGATCGCGCTGGACGATTTCGGCACCGGCTATTCCTCATTGAGCTACCTGCGGAAGTTCCCCTTCGACAAGGTGAAGATCGACCAGTCCTTCGTGCGCGACATGGAGCAGCGGAGCGACTGCGCCGCCATCGTGCGCGCCGTGATCGCCCTCAGTGCCAGCCTGGGCATGGTCACCCTGGCGGAAGGGGTGGAGACCGAGGAACAACGCCTGATGCTGCTGGCCGAACGCTGTGACGAAGGCCAGGGCTACCTGTTCAGCCCGCCCCTGCCCGCCGCACGGGCGCACGCCCTGCTGGCAGGGCTGAGCCAACTGGCCGGCGCAGGCTGA
- a CDS encoding M3 family oligoendopeptidase has product MALRFDEITAPTPTRESLAAETAALNARLDAGDRAGMAAEWDRLRREFDSWAALTYLRFSQDTADAAAKAAREYADALSPVATDHSTALKRRILADPDRVAWEAILGPYVLELWEMDVTTFDPAIAGDLEEESKLTARYTELLASARVTVRGKAVNLAGLAPFAEDPDRAVRHEAEQARWGFFAEHGAELDSIYDGLVRLRHGMARKLGYDSYTPLAYRNMRRTDYGPEEVARYRDAVAEHVVPLVGRILEARRRENGWDKLMFWDEDLVDPAGNPKPIGGHDVLVAQAQAMFDRMEPRMGSFYRMMREGGFLDLKNRPTKAGGGFCTSFPSVGVPFIFANFNGTHNDIGVFTHEMGHAFQNWESRDLPGIDTLWPTMEAAEIHSMGLEFLTHPQMGLMVGEAEADRFRRLHLINSLAFLPYGVCVDHFQHEVYANPEATPEERHAMWRDLEARYMPWTDYGDLAWPAKGGRWQAKRHIYNSPFYYIDYTLALCCAMQFWVKSRRDYPGTLADYVALCGRGGSAPFQALAESAGLVSPFKPGALGEVVREAAAVLGV; this is encoded by the coding sequence ATGGCCCTGCGCTTCGACGAGATCACTGCCCCCACCCCGACGCGGGAGAGCCTGGCGGCCGAGACGGCGGCGCTGAACGCGCGGCTGGATGCCGGGGACCGGGCGGGGATGGCCGCGGAATGGGACCGGCTGCGGCGGGAGTTCGACAGCTGGGCCGCCCTCACCTACCTGCGCTTCTCGCAGGACACGGCGGATGCGGCGGCCAAGGCGGCCCGGGAATACGCCGACGCCCTCTCCCCCGTCGCCACCGACCATTCCACCGCGCTCAAGCGCCGCATCCTGGCCGACCCGGACCGCGTAGCCTGGGAGGCGATCCTGGGCCCCTATGTGCTGGAACTCTGGGAGATGGACGTCACCACCTTCGACCCGGCCATCGCCGGCGACCTGGAGGAGGAGTCGAAGCTCACCGCCCGCTACACGGAGCTGCTGGCCTCGGCACGGGTGACGGTGCGGGGCAAGGCGGTGAACCTCGCCGGCCTCGCCCCCTTCGCCGAGGATCCGGACCGCGCCGTGCGGCATGAGGCGGAACAGGCGCGCTGGGGCTTCTTCGCCGAGCACGGCGCGGAGCTGGATTCGATCTATGACGGACTCGTCCGGCTGCGCCACGGCATGGCGCGCAAGCTGGGCTACGACAGCTACACCCCGCTGGCCTACCGCAACATGCGCCGCACCGATTACGGGCCGGAGGAGGTCGCGCGCTACCGCGACGCGGTGGCGGAGCATGTCGTGCCGCTGGTCGGCCGCATCCTGGAGGCGCGGCGGCGGGAGAACGGCTGGGACAAGCTGATGTTCTGGGACGAGGACCTGGTGGACCCCGCCGGCAACCCGAAGCCGATCGGCGGGCACGACGTGCTGGTGGCCCAGGCGCAGGCCATGTTCGACCGCATGGAGCCGCGCATGGGCAGCTTCTACCGCATGATGCGGGAGGGCGGGTTCCTCGACCTGAAGAACCGGCCGACCAAGGCGGGGGGCGGGTTCTGCACCAGCTTCCCCAGCGTCGGCGTGCCCTTCATCTTCGCCAACTTCAACGGCACCCACAACGACATCGGCGTCTTCACGCACGAGATGGGCCACGCCTTCCAGAACTGGGAAAGCCGCGACCTGCCGGGCATCGACACGCTCTGGCCGACCATGGAAGCGGCGGAGATCCACTCGATGGGGCTGGAGTTCCTCACCCATCCGCAGATGGGGCTGATGGTGGGCGAGGCGGAGGCCGACCGCTTCCGCCGCCTGCACCTGATCAACAGCCTCGCCTTCCTGCCCTACGGCGTCTGCGTCGACCACTTCCAGCACGAGGTCTACGCCAACCCCGAGGCGACGCCCGAGGAGCGCCACGCGATGTGGCGGGACCTGGAGGCGCGCTACATGCCCTGGACCGACTACGGCGACCTCGCCTGGCCGGCCAAGGGCGGGCGCTGGCAGGCGAAGCGGCACATCTACAACTCGCCCTTCTACTACATCGACTACACGCTCGCCCTGTGCTGCGCCATGCAGTTCTGGGTGAAGTCGCGGCGCGACTACCCGGGCACGCTGGCGGACTACGTGGCGCTGTGCGGCCGCGGCGGCTCCGCCCCCTTCCAGGCGCTGGCGGAATCGGCCGGGCTGGTCTCGCCCTTCAAGCCCGGCGCGCTGGGCGAGGTGGTGCGCGAGGCGGCGGCGGTGCTGGGGGTCTGA
- a CDS encoding catalase — MASKTERGGYTEASIADQTVLRGEGGETHQVAGGEVPVLTTQQGVPVSDDQNSLKAGPRGPTLLEDFHFREKIFHFDHERIPERVVHARGFGAHGYFELTESLSDLTSADLFQRVGERTPAFVRFSTVAGNKGSADLARDVRGFAVKLYTKEGNWDLVGNNIPVFFIQDAIKFPDLIHAAKQEPDRGFPQAQTAHDNFWDFISLTPESLNMALWIMSDRTLPRSFRFMEGFGVHTFRLVNAEGRSSYVKFHWKPKLGLQSVAWNEAVKINGADPDFHRRDLWTAIGDGDFPEWELGLQIFDDAFADRFPFDILDATKLIPEEDVPVRIVGRLVLDRVVDNFFAETEQVAFCTQNIVPGIDFTNDPLLQGRNFSYLDTQLKRLGGPNFTHIPVNAPKCPFAHFQQDGHMAMHNPKGRANYEPNSWGGAAGGPRESPKGYRTFPAEVAGEKRRVRAELFADHYSQARQFYLSQTPVEQTHIRNAFVFELSKVETPAIRARVVSHLLQVDAALAKQVAEGLGLEAMPKPADPARPVVTDLAPSPALSILANGPKDFRGRKVGALVTDGVDAAVLAALRDALAAEGAMLELVAPKVGGVKDSKGQHHPAQQKVNGGPSVLYDAVAVLPSADGAALLAREATAKDFLNDAYAHAKFIGHAKAAKPLLEKAGLTEPDAGFLPLDKPEHAKAFVAACRKLRFWEREAKVQAA, encoded by the coding sequence ATGGCCAGCAAGACGGAGCGGGGGGGCTACACCGAGGCCAGCATCGCCGATCAGACGGTGCTGCGCGGCGAGGGTGGGGAGACGCATCAGGTCGCGGGCGGCGAGGTGCCGGTGCTGACGACGCAGCAGGGCGTCCCGGTCAGCGACGACCAGAACTCGCTGAAGGCCGGGCCACGCGGCCCGACCCTGCTCGAGGATTTTCACTTCCGCGAGAAGATCTTCCATTTCGACCACGAACGCATCCCGGAGCGGGTGGTGCATGCCCGGGGCTTCGGCGCGCATGGCTACTTCGAGCTGACCGAGAGCCTGTCCGACCTGACCAGCGCCGATCTCTTCCAGCGCGTGGGCGAGAGGACGCCGGCCTTCGTGCGCTTCTCCACCGTGGCGGGCAACAAGGGCTCGGCGGACCTGGCCCGCGACGTGCGCGGCTTCGCGGTGAAGCTCTACACGAAGGAGGGCAACTGGGACCTCGTCGGCAACAACATCCCCGTCTTCTTCATCCAGGACGCGATCAAGTTCCCCGACCTGATCCATGCCGCGAAGCAGGAGCCGGACCGCGGCTTCCCGCAGGCCCAGACGGCGCACGACAATTTCTGGGACTTCATCTCCCTGACGCCGGAATCGCTGAACATGGCGCTGTGGATCATGTCCGACCGGACGCTCCCGCGCTCCTTCCGCTTCATGGAGGGATTCGGCGTCCATACCTTCCGGCTGGTCAATGCGGAGGGGCGGTCGTCCTACGTCAAGTTCCACTGGAAGCCGAAGCTGGGCCTGCAATCGGTGGCGTGGAACGAGGCGGTGAAGATCAACGGCGCCGACCCCGACTTCCACCGCCGCGACCTCTGGACCGCGATCGGCGACGGCGACTTCCCGGAGTGGGAGCTTGGCCTGCAGATCTTCGACGACGCCTTCGCTGACCGTTTTCCCTTCGACATCCTGGACGCCACCAAGCTGATCCCGGAGGAGGACGTGCCGGTCCGCATCGTCGGGCGGCTCGTGCTGGACCGGGTGGTGGACAACTTCTTCGCCGAGACGGAGCAGGTCGCCTTCTGCACCCAGAACATCGTGCCGGGCATCGACTTCACCAACGACCCGCTGCTGCAGGGGCGCAACTTCTCCTACCTGGACACACAGCTGAAGCGCCTCGGCGGCCCGAACTTCACCCATATCCCCGTCAACGCGCCGAAATGCCCCTTCGCCCATTTCCAGCAGGACGGGCACATGGCGATGCACAACCCCAAGGGCCGGGCCAACTACGAGCCGAATTCCTGGGGCGGCGCGGCGGGCGGCCCGCGTGAGAGCCCGAAGGGCTACCGCACCTTCCCGGCCGAGGTGGCGGGGGAGAAGCGGCGCGTCCGGGCGGAGCTCTTCGCCGACCACTACAGCCAGGCGCGGCAGTTCTACCTCAGCCAGACGCCCGTGGAGCAGACGCACATCCGCAACGCCTTCGTCTTCGAGCTGAGCAAGGTGGAGACGCCGGCGATCCGCGCGCGGGTCGTCTCCCACCTGCTGCAGGTGGATGCGGCGCTGGCGAAGCAGGTCGCGGAGGGGCTGGGGCTGGAGGCGATGCCGAAGCCGGCCGATCCGGCGCGGCCCGTCGTGACGGACCTCGCGCCGTCCCCGGCGCTCAGCATCCTCGCCAATGGCCCGAAGGACTTCCGGGGCCGCAAGGTCGGCGCGCTCGTCACCGACGGCGTGGATGCCGCCGTGCTGGCGGCGCTCCGGGACGCGCTGGCGGCGGAAGGGGCGATGCTGGAGCTGGTTGCCCCCAAGGTCGGCGGCGTCAAGGACAGCAAGGGCCAGCACCACCCGGCGCAGCAGAAGGTGAATGGCGGCCCGTCCGTGCTCTACGACGCCGTCGCGGTCCTGCCCTCGGCCGACGGGGCGGCGTTGCTGGCGCGCGAGGCGACGGCGAAGGACTTCCTCAACGACGCCTACGCCCACGCGAAGTTCATCGGCCACGCCAAGGCGGCGAAGCCGCTGCTGGAAAAGGCGGGGCTGACGGAGCCCGATGCGGGGTTCCTGCCGCTGGACAAGCCGGAGCATGCCAAGGCCTTCGTCGCGGCCTGCCGCAAGCTGCGCTTCTGGGAGCGGGAGGCGAAGGTCCAGGCCGCCTGA
- a CDS encoding glycosyltransferase, producing MPPASRSIVVIGDLVEGWPPRHGPPAGMEAARRRWQAEAADEPPLSGEALDEARAALAVTGGYLERLPLACIKAGLVDRAEIWHHWRADGAAPARRDGPLLRRRAFALDAEAAPFASADMLGYLTAFGPPRILLVLGLGVDGAILDACAPSVRIYNSIDAPALRVPREISARFDLILTGAPWQSAEVEALHPGTRTAVMPIGPEFASPETFHPLAVPKDYDLIYVAAAQPYKRHDILFDALAGLPRGIRALCVCGYGEMGEALRQRAAALGLNLDIIGPPGVSFAEVNALMNRARIGVVCGEADGAPAILTEYMLAGLPVLANERLCCGLQFITPATGMTASAAGFGQGILSLLERAGTLDPRREVLARWTWPHSVRRLAGLLPEK from the coding sequence ATGCCGCCCGCCTCGCGCTCCATCGTCGTGATCGGTGACCTCGTGGAGGGCTGGCCGCCGCGCCACGGGCCTCCCGCCGGGATGGAGGCGGCCCGGCGGCGCTGGCAGGCCGAGGCGGCGGACGAGCCGCCCCTGTCCGGGGAGGCGTTGGACGAGGCCCGCGCCGCGCTCGCCGTCACCGGGGGCTACCTGGAGCGGCTGCCGCTGGCCTGCATCAAGGCGGGCCTCGTGGACCGGGCCGAGATCTGGCATCACTGGCGCGCGGATGGGGCCGCGCCCGCCCGCCGGGACGGGCCGCTGCTGCGCCGCCGGGCCTTCGCCCTGGATGCGGAGGCGGCGCCCTTCGCCTCCGCCGACATGCTCGGCTATCTTACCGCCTTCGGCCCGCCCCGGATTCTGCTGGTCCTCGGGCTGGGGGTGGACGGGGCCATCCTCGATGCCTGCGCGCCGAGCGTGAGGATCTACAACTCCATCGATGCGCCGGCCCTGCGCGTGCCGCGGGAGATCAGCGCGCGGTTCGACCTGATCCTGACCGGCGCGCCGTGGCAGTCCGCGGAGGTCGAGGCGCTCCATCCCGGCACGCGCACGGCGGTGATGCCGATCGGGCCGGAGTTCGCCTCGCCCGAGACCTTCCATCCGCTGGCGGTGCCGAAGGACTACGACCTGATCTACGTCGCCGCCGCGCAGCCCTACAAGCGCCACGACATCCTGTTCGACGCGCTGGCGGGCCTGCCGCGCGGGATCCGCGCGCTCTGCGTCTGCGGCTATGGCGAGATGGGCGAGGCGCTGCGGCAGCGCGCGGCCGCGCTCGGGCTCAACCTGGACATCATCGGCCCGCCCGGCGTTTCCTTCGCCGAGGTCAACGCCCTGATGAACCGTGCCCGCATCGGCGTCGTCTGCGGGGAGGCCGACGGCGCGCCCGCGATCCTGACGGAGTACATGCTCGCCGGCCTGCCGGTCCTGGCGAACGAGCGACTGTGCTGCGGCCTGCAGTTCATCACGCCCGCGACGGGCATGACGGCCTCCGCCGCTGGGTTCGGACAGGGCATCCTGTCGCTGCTGGAGCGCGCCGGCACGCTCGACCCCCGCCGGGAGGTCCTCGCGCGCTGGACCTGGCCGCACAGCGTGCGCCGCCTCGCCGGGCTGTTGCCAGAAAAGTGA